A genomic window from Gossypium hirsutum isolate 1008001.06 chromosome D10, Gossypium_hirsutum_v2.1, whole genome shotgun sequence includes:
- the LOC107930401 gene encoding uncharacterized protein isoform X6 — MVQLMSSGKRVSVKLEVEESLEEELASLHKKRSKLDLYLQEGNVESGKFPISPSLYNPLDEPSPLGLRLKKSPSFLDLIQMKLSQQNADKLTAHNKKDSKGVSVSGVRDKLKASNFPAAILRIGSWEYKSRYEGDLVAKCYFAKHKLVWEVLDGGLKNKIEIQWSDIVAIKANYPDDVPGTLDVVLARQPLFFKETNPQPRKHTLWQATSDFTGGQASVHRQHFLQCPPGLLGKHFEKLIHCDPRLNFLSKQPEILLESAYFESRISGFDGLDDAGHSIELKSEEVPTIFRLQDQSSPSTVQSPSCINEQDFGVRASDNFCQGTPSPSSVREAHVIEEIRGSRAKEWDRINFPELNASMSMTDLVDHIGNCITEQMTASVESQNILEEITQYLLNDSQHTTASEEKSLMSRVNSLYCLLQKDSATEDGSSLVPMDDVAGSKLSHPMSRKDSIGDLLLNLPRIASMPKFLFNTLEDSDIKSRATFGFI; from the exons ATGGTGCAATTGATGAGTTCGGGGAAAAGGGTATCCGTGAAATTGGAAGTTGAAGAATCTCTAGAAGAAGAGTTGGCCTCTCTTCACAAAAAAAGATCAAAACTCGACCTTTATTTACAg GAAGGTAACGTTGAAAGTGGGAAATTTCCAATCTCACCATCATTGTATAACCCACTGGATGAGCCAAGTCCACTTGGCTTGCGTCTGAAAAAGAGTCCATCTTTTCTGGACCTGATTCAAATGAAACTTTCACAGCAAAATGCCGATAAGTTAACAGCTCATAACAAGAAAGATAGTAAAGGAGTTTCAGTTTCTGGGGTACGGGATAAGCTCAAAGCCTCAAACTTCCCTGCTGCCATTTTGCGAATCGGTTCTTGGGAG TATAAGTCAAGATACGAAGGGGATTTGGTGGCAAAATGTTACTTTGCTAAGCACAAGCTTGTATGGGAAGTGCTTGATGGTGGTCTCAAGAACAAAATTGAAATTCAATGGTCAGATATTGTAGCTATCAAGGCAAATTATCCTGATGATGTTCCAGGGACCTTAGATGTAGTG TTGGCAAGACAGCCACTTTTCTTTAAGGAGACAAATCCACAACCTAGGAAGCATACTCTGTGGCAAGCAACCTCAGATTTTACCGGTGGACAAGCAAGCGTACACAG GCAACATTTCCTACAGTGTCCACCGGGTCTTTTAGGGAAGCATTTTGAGAAACTTATTCACTGTGATCCGCGTCTCAACTTCCTAAGTAAACAGCCAGAAATTTTGTTAGAGTCAGCATATTTTGAGTCCAGGATATCCGGTTTCGATGGTTTGGATGATGCTGGCCATAGCATTGAGTTAAAAAGCGAGGAGGTGCCTACTATCTTCAGATTGCAGGATCAATCATCGCCATCAACTGTTCAATCTCCTTCCTGCATTAATGAGCAAGATTTCGGTGTTAGAGCATCTGACAATTTTTGCCAGGGAACCCCATCACCTAGCTCAG TAAGGGAGGCCCATGTTATTGAAGAAATTAGAGGTAGCAGGGCGAAGGAATGGGATAGGATTAATTTTCCGGAACTTAATGCATCCATGTCGATGACCGATCTAGTGGATCATATTGGGAACTGCATAACTGAACAGATGACAGCTTCGGTTGAGAGCCAAAATATCTTGGAGGAGATCACGCAATACTTGCTCAATGATTCACAGCATACAACAGCATCAGAGGAAAAGTCCCTAATGTCTAGGGTCAATTCTCTTTACTGTCTTCTGCAGAAGGATTCAGCCACAGAAGATGGCAGCAGCTTAGTGCCGATGGATGATGTTGCTGGCTCCAAGCTCTCGCACCCCATGTCAAGGAAGGATTCAATAGGGGATCTTCTTCTCAATCTTCCCAGGATAGCTTCGATGCCGAAGTTTTTATTCAACACCCTGGAAGATTCCGATATTAAATCCAGAGCAA CATTTGGTTTCATCTAA